From Peromyscus maniculatus bairdii isolate BWxNUB_F1_BW_parent chromosome 8, HU_Pman_BW_mat_3.1, whole genome shotgun sequence, a single genomic window includes:
- the Exoc7 gene encoding exocyst complex component 7 isoform X5, with protein sequence MAEVGVTGTEAERGSERSQGAVGASLSAAMIPPQEASARRREIEDKLKKEEETLSFIRDSLEKSDQLTKNMVSILSSFESRLMKLENSIIPVHKQTENLQRLQENVEKTLSCLDHVISYYHVASDTEKVIREGPTGRLEEYLGSMAKIQKAVEYFQDNSPDSPELNKVKLLFERGKESLESEFRSLMTRHSKVVSPVLILDLISGDDELEVQEEGTLEHLPESVLQDVVRISRWLVEYGRNQDFMNVYYQIRSSQLDRSIKGLKEHFRKSSSSSGVPYSPAIPNKRKDTPTKKPIKRPGTIRKAQNLLKQYSQHGLDGKKGGSNLIPLEGRDDMLDVETDAYIHCVSAFVKLAQSEYQLLMDIIPEHHQKRTFDSLIQDALDGLMLEGENIVSAARKAIIRHDFSTVLTVFPILRHLKQTKPEFDQVLQGTAASTKNKLPGLITSMETIGAKALEDFADNIKNDPDKEYNMPKDGTVHELTSNAILFLQQLLDFQETAGAMLASQETSSSATSYSSEFSKRLLSTYICKVLGNLQLNLLSKSKVYEDPALSAIFLHNNYNYILKSLEKSELIQLVAVTQKTAERSYREHIEQQIQTYQRSWLKVTDYIAEKNLPVFQPGVKLRDKERQMIKERFKGFNDGLEELCKIQKAWAIPDTEQRDKIRQAQKNIVKETYGAFLHRYGSVPFTKNPEKYIKYRVEQVGDMIDRLFDTSA encoded by the exons ATGGCGGAAGTGGGTGTGACAGGGACGGAAGCCGAGCGGGGCTCTGAGCGAAGTCAGGGGGCAGTGGGAGCCTCGCTGTCCGCTGCGATGATTCCCCCGCAGGAGGCTTCCGCCCGGCGGCGGGAAATCGAGGACAAACTGAAGAAG GAGGAGGAGACGCTGTCCTTCATCCGAGACAGCCTGGAGAAGAGCGACCAGCTCACTAAGAACATG GTGTCTATCCTGTCATCCTTTGAGAGCCGTCTCATGAAGCTGGAGAACTCCATCATCCCTGTGCACAAGCAAACGGAGAATCTGCAGAGGCTGCAGGAGAATGTCGAAAAGACGTTATCCTGTCTGGACCATGTCATCAGCTATTACCATGTAGCCAGTGACACTGAGAAGGTCATCAGAGAAGG CCCCACAGGTAGGCTGGAAGAATACCTGGGAAGCATGGCCAAAATCCAGAAGGCTGTGGAATATTTTCAGGACAATAGCCCAGACAGTCCAGAGCTCAACAAAGTG AAGCTGCTGTTTGAGAGAGGGAAGGAGTCGCTGGAGTCTGAGTTCCGCAGTCTGATGACCCGGCACAGCAAGGTCGTCTCCCCTGTGCTCATCCTGGACCTGATCAGTGGGGATGATGAACTGGAGGTCCAGGAAGAAGGGACCCTGGAGCACCTGCCTGAAAGTGTACTCCAGGATGTGGTCCGCATCTCCCGCTGGCTGGTGGAGTACGGCCGGAACCAAG actTCATGAATGTGTACTACCAGATTCGCTCCAGCCAGCTGGACCGCTCCATCAAAGGCCTAAAGGAGCATTTTCGCAAAAGCAGTTCTTCCTCTGGGGTTCCCTACTCCCCTGCCATCCCCAACAAGAGGAAAGACACACCTACCAAGAAGCCCATCAAGCGGCCAG GGACGATCCGTAAGGCTCAGAACCTTCTGAAACAGTATTCCCAGCATGGTCTAGATGGGAAAAAGGGGGGCTCTAACCTCATTCCTCTGGAAG GGAGAGATGACATGCTGGATGTGGAGACAGACGCCTACATTCACTGTGTCAGTGCCTTCGTCAAGCTGGCCCAGAGTGAATACCAGCTACTGATGGACATCATCCCCGAGCACCATCAGAAGAGAACCTTCGACTCCTTGATTCAG GATGCACTGGATGGGCTGATGCTTGAAGGGGAGAACATCGTGTCGGCTGCCAGGAAAGCCATCATCCGCCATGACTTCTCCACAGTGCTCACAGTCTTCCCCATCCTGCGGCACCTCAAGCAGACCAAGCCTGAGTTTGACCAGGTGCTCCAG GGCACAGCAGCCAGCACCAAGAACAAGCTGCCTGGCCTCATCACCTCCATGGAGACCATTGGAGCCAAAGCACTAGAAGACTTTGCTGACAACATTAAG AATGATCCAGACAAAGAATACAACATGCCCAAGGACGGCACCGTGCATGAGCTCACAAGCAAC GCCATCCTTTTCCTGCAGCAGCTTCTGGACTTCCAGGAAACAGCGGGTGCCATGCTGGCCTCCCAAG AAACCAGCTCTTCGGCTACCAGCTACAGCTCCGAGTTCAGCAAGCGCCTGCTGAGCACCTATATCT GCAAAGTCTTGGGTAACCTGCAGCTGAACTTGCTGAGCAAGTCCAAGGTGTATGAGGATCCAGCATTAAGCGCTATCTTCCTACATAACAATTACAACTACATCCTCAAGTCCCTGGAGAA GTCTGAGCTGATCCAGCTGGTGGCTGTGACCCAGAAGACTGCTGAGCGTTCCTATCGGGAGCACATCGAGCAGCAGATCCAGACCTATCAGCGGAG CTGGTTAAAGGTGACCGATTATATCGCAGAGAAGAATCTACCAGTCTTCCAGCCTGGAGTCAAG CTCCGGGACAAGGAGCGGCAGATGATTAAGGAACGTTTCAAG GGATTCAATGATGGCCTTGAAGAGCTGTGCAAGATTCAGAAGGCCTGGGCCATTCCAGACACAGAGCAGAGGGACAAGATTCGACAGGCTCAGAAAAACATTGTCAAGGAGACCTATGGGGCCTTTCTGCACAG GTATGGCAGCGTGCCCTTCACCAAGAACCCTGAGAAGTACATCAAGTACCGTGTGGAACAGGTGGGCGACATGATCGATCGCCTTTTCGACACCTCTGCCTAA
- the Exoc7 gene encoding exocyst complex component 7 isoform X7, giving the protein MAEVGVTGTEAERGSERSQGAVGASLSAAMIPPQEASARRREIEDKLKKEEETLSFIRDSLEKSDQLTKNMVSILSSFESRLMKLENSIIPVHKQTENLQRLQENVEKTLSCLDHVISYYHVASDTEKVIREGPTGRLEEYLGSMAKIQKAVEYFQDNSPDSPELNKVKLLFERGKESLESEFRSLMTRHSKVVSPVLILDLISGDDELEVQEEGTLEHLPESVLQDVVRISRWLVEYGRNQDFMNVYYQIRSSQLDRSIKGLKEHFRKSSSSSGVPYSPAIPNKRKDTPTKKPIKRPGRDDMLDVETDAYIHCVSAFVKLAQSEYQLLMDIIPEHHQKRTFDSLIQDALDGLMLEGENIVSAARKAIIRHDFSTVLTVFPILRHLKQTKPEFDQVLQGTAASTKNKLPGLITSMETIGAKALEDFADNIKNDPDKEYNMPKDGTVHELTSNAILFLQQLLDFQETAGAMLASQVLGDTYNIPLDPRETSSSATSYSSEFSKRLLSTYICKVLGNLQLNLLSKSKVYEDPALSAIFLHNNYNYILKSLEKSELIQLVAVTQKTAERSYREHIEQQIQTYQRSWLKVTDYIAEKNLPVFQPGVKLRDKERQMIKERFKGFNDGLEELCKIQKAWAIPDTEQRDKIRQAQKNIVKETYGAFLHRYGSVPFTKNPEKYIKYRVEQVGDMIDRLFDTSA; this is encoded by the exons ATGGCGGAAGTGGGTGTGACAGGGACGGAAGCCGAGCGGGGCTCTGAGCGAAGTCAGGGGGCAGTGGGAGCCTCGCTGTCCGCTGCGATGATTCCCCCGCAGGAGGCTTCCGCCCGGCGGCGGGAAATCGAGGACAAACTGAAGAAG GAGGAGGAGACGCTGTCCTTCATCCGAGACAGCCTGGAGAAGAGCGACCAGCTCACTAAGAACATG GTGTCTATCCTGTCATCCTTTGAGAGCCGTCTCATGAAGCTGGAGAACTCCATCATCCCTGTGCACAAGCAAACGGAGAATCTGCAGAGGCTGCAGGAGAATGTCGAAAAGACGTTATCCTGTCTGGACCATGTCATCAGCTATTACCATGTAGCCAGTGACACTGAGAAGGTCATCAGAGAAGG CCCCACAGGTAGGCTGGAAGAATACCTGGGAAGCATGGCCAAAATCCAGAAGGCTGTGGAATATTTTCAGGACAATAGCCCAGACAGTCCAGAGCTCAACAAAGTG AAGCTGCTGTTTGAGAGAGGGAAGGAGTCGCTGGAGTCTGAGTTCCGCAGTCTGATGACCCGGCACAGCAAGGTCGTCTCCCCTGTGCTCATCCTGGACCTGATCAGTGGGGATGATGAACTGGAGGTCCAGGAAGAAGGGACCCTGGAGCACCTGCCTGAAAGTGTACTCCAGGATGTGGTCCGCATCTCCCGCTGGCTGGTGGAGTACGGCCGGAACCAAG actTCATGAATGTGTACTACCAGATTCGCTCCAGCCAGCTGGACCGCTCCATCAAAGGCCTAAAGGAGCATTTTCGCAAAAGCAGTTCTTCCTCTGGGGTTCCCTACTCCCCTGCCATCCCCAACAAGAGGAAAGACACACCTACCAAGAAGCCCATCAAGCGGCCAG GGAGAGATGACATGCTGGATGTGGAGACAGACGCCTACATTCACTGTGTCAGTGCCTTCGTCAAGCTGGCCCAGAGTGAATACCAGCTACTGATGGACATCATCCCCGAGCACCATCAGAAGAGAACCTTCGACTCCTTGATTCAG GATGCACTGGATGGGCTGATGCTTGAAGGGGAGAACATCGTGTCGGCTGCCAGGAAAGCCATCATCCGCCATGACTTCTCCACAGTGCTCACAGTCTTCCCCATCCTGCGGCACCTCAAGCAGACCAAGCCTGAGTTTGACCAGGTGCTCCAG GGCACAGCAGCCAGCACCAAGAACAAGCTGCCTGGCCTCATCACCTCCATGGAGACCATTGGAGCCAAAGCACTAGAAGACTTTGCTGACAACATTAAG AATGATCCAGACAAAGAATACAACATGCCCAAGGACGGCACCGTGCATGAGCTCACAAGCAAC GCCATCCTTTTCCTGCAGCAGCTTCTGGACTTCCAGGAAACAGCGGGTGCCATGCTGGCCTCCCAAG TTCTTGGGGACACATACAATATTCCTTTAGACCCCCGAG AAACCAGCTCTTCGGCTACCAGCTACAGCTCCGAGTTCAGCAAGCGCCTGCTGAGCACCTATATCT GCAAAGTCTTGGGTAACCTGCAGCTGAACTTGCTGAGCAAGTCCAAGGTGTATGAGGATCCAGCATTAAGCGCTATCTTCCTACATAACAATTACAACTACATCCTCAAGTCCCTGGAGAA GTCTGAGCTGATCCAGCTGGTGGCTGTGACCCAGAAGACTGCTGAGCGTTCCTATCGGGAGCACATCGAGCAGCAGATCCAGACCTATCAGCGGAG CTGGTTAAAGGTGACCGATTATATCGCAGAGAAGAATCTACCAGTCTTCCAGCCTGGAGTCAAG CTCCGGGACAAGGAGCGGCAGATGATTAAGGAACGTTTCAAG GGATTCAATGATGGCCTTGAAGAGCTGTGCAAGATTCAGAAGGCCTGGGCCATTCCAGACACAGAGCAGAGGGACAAGATTCGACAGGCTCAGAAAAACATTGTCAAGGAGACCTATGGGGCCTTTCTGCACAG GTATGGCAGCGTGCCCTTCACCAAGAACCCTGAGAAGTACATCAAGTACCGTGTGGAACAGGTGGGCGACATGATCGATCGCCTTTTCGACACCTCTGCCTAA
- the Exoc7 gene encoding exocyst complex component 7 isoform X8: MAEVGVTGTEAERGSERSQGAVGASLSAAMIPPQEASARRREIEDKLKKEEETLSFIRDSLEKSDQLTKNMVSILSSFESRLMKLENSIIPVHKQTENLQRLQENVEKTLSCLDHVISYYHVASDTEKVIREGPTGRLEEYLGSMAKIQKAVEYFQDNSPDSPELNKVKLLFERGKESLESEFRSLMTRHSKVVSPVLILDLISGDDELEVQEEGTLEHLPESVLQDVVRISRWLVEYGRNQDFMNVYYQIRSSQLDRSIKGLKEHFRKSSSSSGVPYSPAIPNKRKDTPTKKPIKRPGRDDMLDVETDAYIHCVSAFVKLAQSEYQLLMDIIPEHHQKRTFDSLIQDALDGLMLEGENIVSAARKAIIRHDFSTVLTVFPILRHLKQTKPEFDQVLQGTAASTKNKLPGLITSMETIGAKALEDFADNIKNDPDKEYNMPKDGTVHELTSNAILFLQQLLDFQETAGAMLASQETSSSATSYSSEFSKRLLSTYICKVLGNLQLNLLSKSKVYEDPALSAIFLHNNYNYILKSLEKSELIQLVAVTQKTAERSYREHIEQQIQTYQRSWLKVTDYIAEKNLPVFQPGVKLRDKERQMIKERFKGFNDGLEELCKIQKAWAIPDTEQRDKIRQAQKNIVKETYGAFLHRYGSVPFTKNPEKYIKYRVEQVGDMIDRLFDTSA; the protein is encoded by the exons ATGGCGGAAGTGGGTGTGACAGGGACGGAAGCCGAGCGGGGCTCTGAGCGAAGTCAGGGGGCAGTGGGAGCCTCGCTGTCCGCTGCGATGATTCCCCCGCAGGAGGCTTCCGCCCGGCGGCGGGAAATCGAGGACAAACTGAAGAAG GAGGAGGAGACGCTGTCCTTCATCCGAGACAGCCTGGAGAAGAGCGACCAGCTCACTAAGAACATG GTGTCTATCCTGTCATCCTTTGAGAGCCGTCTCATGAAGCTGGAGAACTCCATCATCCCTGTGCACAAGCAAACGGAGAATCTGCAGAGGCTGCAGGAGAATGTCGAAAAGACGTTATCCTGTCTGGACCATGTCATCAGCTATTACCATGTAGCCAGTGACACTGAGAAGGTCATCAGAGAAGG CCCCACAGGTAGGCTGGAAGAATACCTGGGAAGCATGGCCAAAATCCAGAAGGCTGTGGAATATTTTCAGGACAATAGCCCAGACAGTCCAGAGCTCAACAAAGTG AAGCTGCTGTTTGAGAGAGGGAAGGAGTCGCTGGAGTCTGAGTTCCGCAGTCTGATGACCCGGCACAGCAAGGTCGTCTCCCCTGTGCTCATCCTGGACCTGATCAGTGGGGATGATGAACTGGAGGTCCAGGAAGAAGGGACCCTGGAGCACCTGCCTGAAAGTGTACTCCAGGATGTGGTCCGCATCTCCCGCTGGCTGGTGGAGTACGGCCGGAACCAAG actTCATGAATGTGTACTACCAGATTCGCTCCAGCCAGCTGGACCGCTCCATCAAAGGCCTAAAGGAGCATTTTCGCAAAAGCAGTTCTTCCTCTGGGGTTCCCTACTCCCCTGCCATCCCCAACAAGAGGAAAGACACACCTACCAAGAAGCCCATCAAGCGGCCAG GGAGAGATGACATGCTGGATGTGGAGACAGACGCCTACATTCACTGTGTCAGTGCCTTCGTCAAGCTGGCCCAGAGTGAATACCAGCTACTGATGGACATCATCCCCGAGCACCATCAGAAGAGAACCTTCGACTCCTTGATTCAG GATGCACTGGATGGGCTGATGCTTGAAGGGGAGAACATCGTGTCGGCTGCCAGGAAAGCCATCATCCGCCATGACTTCTCCACAGTGCTCACAGTCTTCCCCATCCTGCGGCACCTCAAGCAGACCAAGCCTGAGTTTGACCAGGTGCTCCAG GGCACAGCAGCCAGCACCAAGAACAAGCTGCCTGGCCTCATCACCTCCATGGAGACCATTGGAGCCAAAGCACTAGAAGACTTTGCTGACAACATTAAG AATGATCCAGACAAAGAATACAACATGCCCAAGGACGGCACCGTGCATGAGCTCACAAGCAAC GCCATCCTTTTCCTGCAGCAGCTTCTGGACTTCCAGGAAACAGCGGGTGCCATGCTGGCCTCCCAAG AAACCAGCTCTTCGGCTACCAGCTACAGCTCCGAGTTCAGCAAGCGCCTGCTGAGCACCTATATCT GCAAAGTCTTGGGTAACCTGCAGCTGAACTTGCTGAGCAAGTCCAAGGTGTATGAGGATCCAGCATTAAGCGCTATCTTCCTACATAACAATTACAACTACATCCTCAAGTCCCTGGAGAA GTCTGAGCTGATCCAGCTGGTGGCTGTGACCCAGAAGACTGCTGAGCGTTCCTATCGGGAGCACATCGAGCAGCAGATCCAGACCTATCAGCGGAG CTGGTTAAAGGTGACCGATTATATCGCAGAGAAGAATCTACCAGTCTTCCAGCCTGGAGTCAAG CTCCGGGACAAGGAGCGGCAGATGATTAAGGAACGTTTCAAG GGATTCAATGATGGCCTTGAAGAGCTGTGCAAGATTCAGAAGGCCTGGGCCATTCCAGACACAGAGCAGAGGGACAAGATTCGACAGGCTCAGAAAAACATTGTCAAGGAGACCTATGGGGCCTTTCTGCACAG GTATGGCAGCGTGCCCTTCACCAAGAACCCTGAGAAGTACATCAAGTACCGTGTGGAACAGGTGGGCGACATGATCGATCGCCTTTTCGACACCTCTGCCTAA